Below is a window of Chloroflexia bacterium SDU3-3 DNA.
CCGCTGGCCAGCGCCTCAAGCCCGGCGTACTGGCTCACAGTGGGGGCCGACATGATGGTGTACTGGTGCACCTTGCGCACCGCCGCCGTGATCTCGGCGGGGGCGGCCAGCCAGCCCAGCCGCCAGCCGGTCATGGCGTAGGCCTTCGAGAAGCCGCCCAGCAGCACCGTGCGCTCGCGCATGCCGGGCAGCGATGCGAAGCAGGTGTGGGTGACGCCGTAGACCAGGCGGTCGTAGATCTCGTCGGAGAAGACCAGCAGGTCGTGCTTCTCGGCCACGGCGGCGATCTGAGCCATGGCCTCGCGCGTCAGCACCGCGCCGGTGGGGTTGTTGGGGTAGCCGATCAGCAGGGCCTTGGTGCGCGGCGTGATCGCGGCCTCGATAGCCTCGGCGGTGACCTGGAACTCGTTCTCCACGCTCGTGGGCACGCTCACCACCTGGCCGTCGGCGAACTGCACCGCCGCGGGGTAGGCCACGAAGCACGGCTCGGGGATGATCACCTCGTCGCCTGGGTCGATGGTGGCGATCATGGAGGCCTGCAGCGCCTCGCTCACGCCCACGGTGATCAGCAGCTCGGTCTCGGGGTCGTAGCGCACCCCATAGAGCTTCTCTAGGTGGTCGGCAAGCGCCACACGTAGCTCGGCCAGGCCAGAGTTCGAGGTGTATGCGGTGAATCCCTGTTCGACCGACCGGATGGCCGCCCCGCGAATGGGCGCGGGGGTCACGAAATCCGGCTCGCCAACCCCAAGCGAGATGACATCGGGCATAGTGGCGGCGATGTCGAAGAAGCGGCGGATGCCAGAGGCTGGAACCTTCTGAACTCGTTGCGAAAGCCGTGCGCGTGTCATTCTTTTACCCCTGGGCAGGTAGAGCGCCCCGCCCTGTTCTTGCTCGATCCAGCAGCGGACGGGATTCTTCTGTTGTTGAGAGCCGACCGTTCGCCGCATGTATCTTAGCATATCCGGCGTGCGATCTCCACGCCGATTTCTCGCCCGCTGGTCCTATACCGTGTAGCTGCGGCCTCTAGCGCGAGAGCTTCCAGACCTCGATCAGCGCCAGGCCATCTTTTCGCACCGAGCGGTTGACCTGCTCGGCGCGCAGGCCCGCCGCCGCCACCGCGTCGAGGAAGGCCTGCCTGCGGGTGAATGCCTCCTCGCCGGGGCTGTGGGTGAGGTAGAGCGTGTCGGTGTCCAGCTTGCTGGCCAGCTGCTGGGTGAAATCGGGCGGCAGCTCGGGGCTGAAGCCGTACAGCTCCTCGACGCGCTTCTGGCCGCCGGTCAGGTACTCGATCGGCGCGGAGAAGCCCCAGTCGAGCGCGACCACCGGCTCGGGGCGAGCGGCGAGGAAGCGGCTGACATCGGCGATAGCGCTGGAGTGGAACGACAGCCCGCCGGTAGAGCGCACCGCGCCCAGGTAGGCCCAGCTGGATGCGGCCTGCGGCGCTGCGGCCAGCACCGCCAGCAGCGCTGCGGTAGGCCCGGCCCAGCGCCAGCGGCCCGCGCCCACGCGCGCCAGGGCCTCGGCACCCGCGCCTAGCACTAGGGCGGGCAGCCACACCGCGATGGCGAAGTGCGTGTACCACAGCGCCGAGATGGTGAAGCAGCTCTGGGCCACGCAGCCTAGCCCCAGCAGCGGCACCAGCAGCTCGCGCTGCCAGCCTAGCCCGCGCTCGCGCCACAGCCGCGCGGCCACCAGCCCCAGCGCCACGGCCAGCGCGGGCAGCGCGTAGGGGTTGGGGAACTGCCCGCCCAGGTACCACAGGTGCTGCCCCGACCCGATCACGTCGGCGGCCTGGGCCAGCCGGGTCTGAAGGTTGGTGAGTAGATTCTGGTTGGATGTGCCCAAGTAGGTGGTGCTGGCGCTCTTTTCCACCACGGCGAAGGTGGCAAAGCCGGTGATAAGGTTGTAGGCCACCACGGGCAGCACGCCCAGCCCCAGCCCGGCGCAGGCCAGCGCCACGCGGCGCGGCGAGATCGCAAAGCCGCGCCCGCGCACGGCCAGCCAGCATAGCGCCGCCCACAGCGCCGCGCCATTCAGCAGCCATAGCGCGCTCACCTTGGCGTAGATCGCCAGCCCCGCTGCCAGCCCGGCTAGGAACAGCGGCCCCGCACCGCGCGTGCGCCACCAGCGCGCCCCGAGCGCGAAGGCCAGCGCCGCCATGCAGGGCGAGATGTTGGTGATAAACACGCCCTGGCGCGACCAGAAGATAAACGAGGGGAACACCGCCAGCGCCAGCGCCGCCGTGCCCGCCGCCCAGCGGCCCCACACCTGCGCGGCGAAGGCGTACACCGCCGCCAGCGTGATCGCGCCCACCAGCACGGTCATCAGGCGCAGCGCCTCCGCCGTCGGCCCCAGCAGCGCCACGAAGGGCATGGCCGCGTAGATCTGGATCGCGCCGATGTGGTTCTGCACCATCAGCGGCAGGCGCTGGCCGCCGATCTCGATCGCGCCGTTGTTGATGATGGTGAGCGGCTGGCCGCGCAGCAGCAGCAGCGCCGGGGTGGCGGCCTCCAGCGCCTCATCATAGTGGAGACCGGGCAGGCCTAGGTCGGGCAGGGCAAAGGCGAGGAAGATCGCCAGCGCCAGCGCCAGCGGCCAGTGGCGCGCGGCGCGGCGCAGGGGGTCAGCATACGTCATAATCAAGGCACCAAAAAAGCGCAGATACCCGCCGAGCACACTCGGCGCATACCTGCGCAGACACACGCGAAGGCTTCACTCGGGCTTGGGCCTGCGCTTCAGGAATCGCGGCCCGATGGTCAAGGCGGCGCACGCGACCACCATCAGCACCCAGGCGAACCAGGGGATGCTCAGGCTGTAGAGCAGCATCCAGCGGTAGGCCAGCCCGGTCACGGCGGTGACGCTGATCGCGAAGAGCAGAATGGTCAGTTCCCACGAGGGTTTTGATGGTTCCATGGTGTTCGTCCCTTTCCCTTCTCTGCCCCGTAGTATAGCATATCGTGCGCGCCCTGGGCCGCCGCTACGCGCCGCGCGCGGCCTTGGCCTGCCGCACGATCTCGGCGATCTGGCCGAGGTGCGACTTCTCGTGCAGCAGCCCCAGCAGGTACTGGCCGCGCGCGTCGAGGTCATCCGGCAGGAACTCGACAGTGCGCTTGGTCTCGTAGTGCGGCTCGTCGGGCCACAGCTCCAGGCTGGCTAGCCGCATGCGGCGGCTCTGCTCTAGGTACTGGCGGCACTGCGCGATCGTCGTCACGCTCTCCCAGGGCACCTCGGAGCGCGAGCGCCCGTGAAACTCGACGCCGCGCGCCAGCTCGGCGGCCAGGAAGATGCCCTCCTCGGAGGAGGCGAGGGCGTGGACGATTACATGGCCCAGTGTCCAGGCGATGCTGGTGTCCTCGCTGCTGGCGGCGAAGGTGTCGTTGGCCTCGGGGTCCACCGGCACAAAGGTCACATCCGCATCCGTGCAGCCCTCGAT
It encodes the following:
- a CDS encoding DinB family protein is translated as MIDFTPLANKTKKLSEIAAGASIDELRATATESIDTILGLIEGCTDADVTFVPVDPEANDTFAASSEDTSIAWTLGHVIVHALASSEEGIFLAAELARGVEFHGRSRSEVPWESVTTIAQCRQYLEQSRRMRLASLELWPDEPHYETKRTVEFLPDDLDARGQYLLGLLHEKSHLGQIAEIVRQAKAARGA
- a CDS encoding aminotransferase class I/II-fold pyridoxal phosphate-dependent enzyme; this translates as MTRARLSQRVQKVPASGIRRFFDIAATMPDVISLGVGEPDFVTPAPIRGAAIRSVEQGFTAYTSNSGLAELRVALADHLEKLYGVRYDPETELLITVGVSEALQASMIATIDPGDEVIIPEPCFVAYPAAVQFADGQVVSVPTSVENEFQVTAEAIEAAITPRTKALLIGYPNNPTGAVLTREAMAQIAAVAEKHDLLVFSDEIYDRLVYGVTHTCFASLPGMRERTVLLGGFSKAYAMTGWRLGWLAAPAEITAAVRKVHQYTIMSAPTVSQYAGLEALASGESAVAEMVAEYDRRRRVMVSALNQIGLPTFEPRGAFYVFPSIAHLGISSDQFAERMLMEQQVAVVPGDAFGPSGAGFVRACYATSMDKIETALERIERFVRSVS